A single window of Nicotiana tomentosiformis chromosome 1, ASM39032v3, whole genome shotgun sequence DNA harbors:
- the LOC104119649 gene encoding putative clathrin assembly protein At1g03050 has product MAPSTLRKAIGAVKDQTSISLAKVGSSASLSDLEVAIVKATRHDEYPPEERHIREILSLTSYSRAYVAACVSFISRRLGKTKNWVVALKALMLIHRLLSDGDPSYEEEIFFATRRGTRLLNMSDFRDSRSNSWDCSAFVRSYALYLDEHLEFKMQNRRGKRSAFAYNDDEEEVRHNVKGVKATPLREMKNDRVFSRIHHLMQLLERFLACRPAGLAKNNRVVIVALYPLVKESFQLYYDLTEIITILFDKFIELSIPDSVKILEIFFRINKQYEELEQFYDWGKTVGVARTSEYPDIEIIPPKKLERMDDLIREKSFREQNRKAAIRNEPTTEHVQEIEKQETKTEPEEDMNAVKALPAPEVLPKETEENIEEDDKKEVKTQEVGDLLNLSEDVPTTEEHGDQLALALFDGGQATTNPATSISPWQAFNDSGDWETALVQSASHLSNQKASFPRGLDTLTLDGMYQQGTVAQAVATSGVVATGSASSVAFGSAGRPAMLALPAPPTANGGASTAAPGTDPFAASLAIAPPAYVQMSEMEKKQRLLVEEQLMWQEYQRNGMQGQVALAKAQPNPYPHNIGGYRQTF; this is encoded by the exons ATGGCTCCAAGCACGCTTAGAAAAGCAATTGGGGCAGTGAAGGACCAGACGAGCATAAGCTTGGCCAAAGTTGGCAGCAGTGCCTCCTTGTCCGATCTTGAAGTAGCCATCGTGAAGGCGACCCGACACGACGAGTACCCACCGGAGGAGAGGCATATAAGAGAGATTCTAAGCTTGACTTCTTATTCTCGAGCCTATGTTGCTGCATGTGTTAGTTTCATTTCCAGACGCCTTGGAAAGACCAAGAATTGGGTTGTGGCGCTTAAGGCACTCATGTTGATTCATAGGCTACTCTCTGATGGCGATCCGTCTTATGAGGAGGAGATTTTCTTTGCCACAAGGCGAGGAACCAGGCTTCTTAACATGTCTGATTTTCGTGACTCAAGATCTAACTCCTGGGATTGTTCTGCATTTGTACGATCTTATGCTTTGTACCTTGATGAACACCTGGAGTTTAAGATGCAGAACCGCAGGGGAAAACGCAGTGCATTTGCATATAACGATGATGAAGAAGAGGTTCGTCATAATGTCAAGGGGGTAAAAGCCACTCCGTTGAGGGAAATGAAGAATGATCGAGTTTTCTCAAGGATTCATCATCTCATGCAGCTCCTAGAGCGATTCTTAGCTTGTCGACCTGCAG GTTTGGCAAAGAACAACCGAGTCGTGATTGTGGCTCTTTATCCATTAGTGAAGGAAAGTTTCCAGCTATATTATGATTTAACAGAAATCATAACTATTCTGTTTGATAAGTTCATAGAACTATCAATCCCCGACTCTGTAAAAATTCTTGAGATTTTCTTCAGAATTAATAAGCAATATGAGGAGCTCGAGCAGTTTTACGATTGGGGTAAAACAGTTGGAGTTGCACGCACTTCTGAATATCCAGATATTGAGATCATTCCACCGAAGAAACTTGAGCGTATGGATGACCTTATACGAGAAAAGTCCTTCAGAGAACAGAACAGGAAGGCGGCAATACGTAATGAGCCAACTACTGAGCATGTTCAAGAAATTGAAAAGCAGGAAACTAAAACTGAACCCGAAGAGGACATGAATGCAGTTAAGGCATTACCAGCACCAGAGGTATTGCCCAAAGAAACAGAAGAAAATATAGAGGAAGATGACAAGAAAGAAGTGAAAACCCAAGAAGTAGGAGATTTGTTGAACTTGAGTGAAGATGTTCCAACTACGGAAGAACATGGAGATCAACTAGCTTTAGCCCTGTTTGATGGTGGTCAAGCAACGACCAATCCTGCAACAAGCATTTCACCATGGCAAGCATTCAACGATTCAGGAGATTGGGAGACAGCACTGGTTCAGTCCGCAAGCCACTTGTCAAACCAGAAAGCTTCGTTCCCCAGAGGCCTTGACACATTAACACTTGATGGCATGTACCAACAAGGAACAGTGGCACAGGCAGTAGCCACCTCAGGTGTTGTGGCTACTGGAAGTGCAAGCAGCGTAGCATTTGGCTCAGCAGGACGGCCAGCAATGTTAGCATTGCCTGCACCTCCAACCGCAAATGGTGGAGCTAGTACAGCCGCACCAGGCACAGATCCTTTTGCAGCATCACTGGCAATAGCTCCACCAGCATATGTTCAGATGTCAGAGATGGAGAAGAAACAGAGACTACTGGTGGAAGAGCAGTTAATGTGGCAAGAATATCAGAGAAATGGAATGCAAGGACAGGTAGCATTAGCCAAAGCACAACCAAACCCTTACCCACATAACATTGGTGGTTACAGGCAAACCTTCTAA
- the LOC104113735 gene encoding peroxidase 43-like yields MVLVFFIVIFSYLAGISQGQLRVGFYGSTCPNVEPIVSAVIREVAASNQNIAPVLLRLHFHDCFVQGCDGSILIDNGDNAERHAFGHQGVGGFEVIERAKAQVEAMCPGVVSCADIVALAARDAVVLANGPSYEVETGRRDGVISNLSLAENMPDISDSIQILKAKFFDKGLSEKDLVVLSAAHTIGTTACFFMTKRLYNFFPGGGSDPSINPSLLPELMTTCPQNGNVNVRLPIDQGSSDAFDNQILQNIRNGFAVLQSDASLYEDVVTRSVVDSYFGMFSPFLGISFEADFANAMVKMGRINVLTGFQGTIRRVCSAF; encoded by the exons ATGGTACTTGTATTTTTCATTGTAATTTTTAGCTATCTAGCAGGGATCTCACAAGGCCAACTAAGAGTTGGTTTTTATGGCAGCACATGTCCTAATGTTGAGCCCATTGTTAGTGCTGTTATACGTGAAGTTGCTGCCTCCAACCAAAATATTGCTCCCGTCTTGCTTAGGCTTCATTTCCACGACTGTTTTGTTCAG GGGTGTGATGGATCAATATTGATAGATAATGGAGATAATGCAGAGAGGCATGCATTTGGACATCAAGGGGTAGGAGGTTTTGAAGTGATAGAAAGAGCCAAAGCACAAGTAGAAGCAATGTGTCCTGGTGTTGTGTCTTGTGCTGATATTGTTGCTTTGGCTGCTAGGGATGCTGTTGTTTtg GCGAATGGACCTTCATATGAGGTGGAAACAGGAAGAAGAGATGGAGTGATATCAAATTTATCATTAGCAGAAAATATGCCGGACATCAGCGATTCCATTCAGATATTAAAAGCTAAGTTCTTTGACAAAGGCCTCTCTGAGAAAGACCTTGTTGTGCTCAGTG CTGCACATACAATTGGTACCACAGCATGTTTCTTCATGACCAAAAGGCTTTACAATTTCTTCCCTGGAGGAGGTTCTGATCCATCAATAAATCCCAGTCTCCTACCAGAATTAATGACTACTTGCCCACAAAATGGAAACGTTAATGTCCGATTACCGATAGATCAAGGCAGCAGCGACGCTTTTGACAACCAAATTTTGCAGAATATTAGGAATGGTTTTGCTGTGTTACAATCTGATGCTAGCTTATATGAAGATGTGGTAACAAGGAGTGTTGTGGATTCTTACTTTGGGATGTTTAGCCCATTTTTAGGGATATCATTTGAGGCTGATTTTGCCAATGCAATGGTGAAAATGGGTAGAATTAATGTGCTAACTGGCTTTCAAGGGACAATTAGACGTGTGTGTTCAGCTTTTTGA